The stretch of DNA ATACACCAGAAAGATGTGAACAATCAAGGGTATTTTTTCACACTGTAACCTTTGTTATGTTGATTTACCCTCTGTTTTATGTCAATATTAGCGGAAGCGGTTTAGATTAACTACACCTGCCTGCAATGGATTTGAAAGGGGATTTCCCATGGCTAAAAGAATGATGCGGCTCTTTACGGAACTATCCTCCCGAAAGTGGATTGCGGCGATGACAGGCCGTTTCTCCCACTCGAGCCTAAGCCGCCATATCATTCCTATGTTTGCAAAGGCTTATCATATTCCGCTCCATGAAGCGGAAAAGGAACTCAGCGAATATCGGACACTTAATGAATTTTTTACCCGCCGCCTCAAACCCGGCATGCGTCCCATTCATAGCGAGCCCGACATGATGATCAGTCCTGTGGATTCTCTGATTACAGCGATGGGGCCGATTGATGCGGGGACCATTTTGAATGTTAAAGGTCAGAATTATACGATTGCAGAACTGCTGAATCACTCTCCTTATATGGACAAGTATAAGCACGGTTTCTTTTTTGTGCTCTACTTAAGCCCTACCGACTATCACCGGATTCACACTCCGGTAGCAGGGCGTAAGCTGGAAAGCGAGCATATCAAAGGCAAGGTATACCCTGTTAATGATTTCGGTATGACCCATATGAAGTCGGTACTAAGCCGGAACGAGCGGCTGATCACGTATATCTCCCATGAGCTTGGTGAGGTGGCTGTGGTCAAGGTAGGTGCCATGAATGTCAGCAGCATTAAATATGTGGATGAAGCAGCCGGAGAATGGAACCGGGGCGATGATCTCGCTTATTTTGAATTCGGTTCTACGGTGGTGCTGCTGACGCAAACGAGAACCTTCGAGCCTCTTCCGCAGCTGGCCCCCGGAGTCTCTGTCAAGATGGGGCAGCCGCTTGGCCGATTTCATCGGCCCACCAAGGCCTCTACGAAGGAGCCTGGTGTGCAATAAACATTAAGAGTCCTTAAGATCCAGATGCTAACAAGCAAGGAGCTAAGCGGTTGATTCTCGCTTAGCTCCTTGCTCGTTAACGAATAGTATCCTATTTTGTTGGTGAGGGTGTTCCAAAATTAACTTTTGGGGCACCCTCTTCTCTATGATATAAATGAGTTTCAGAGATTCCTCTAAGTATTAAAACCAGTAATCTTCGCTTCTACCTGGGGGCTTTAGCCGGCGCAGGCGATTTCGAAAAATGCTCCAGCCTGGCGAGTAGGAGCTGCGGCTGCGCATCCGTCGTCTGCTCATGATATACTTACACCTCCTTTTCCAGAGTCTAAAAAAGGCTATAACCACTCATTACCCTCTATCGCATCGAACGAATCATATATTAACGAATTTCAGAAGGGCTCTTGCCGGTATACTGCTTAAATTGCCGACTGAAGAAGAAGATATCGCGGTAACCAAGCGCGTCAGCAACCTCCGTTACATTCATGCCCTCATGAAGAAGCAGGTGCCGGGCACGATCAATCCGGCATTTAATAATATAAGATTGTACCGAGGAGCCCGTGATCTCTTTGAACTTAATGGAAAAATAACGTGGTGACAATCCTGCCCGCGTCGCAAGATCCTTGGTTCGATGAGGAAGACCCGGATGCTGCAGCACATAATTGGCCACCTCCTGAATGACCTCAGCCAGCTGGTTCGTAGCTTTCGGTTCGATGAGCTGTTCCTGCCGCTCCTCCCTTAAAAGATAGATCATCAGCTGCTTCAAAATTAAGCGTGCCTCTTCCTCTGCCCCGTATATCTCCTTATTTAGAGACAGACGCACATAGCGGGACAGCAAGTATTCGAAGTCCAGCGCATTTTCCAGCTTCCGGTATGAAGCGGGAAGCTCCGTAACGGGTACATTAACATCAAAATGAATATAGGTAAGCACAAGCGGCTTCTGAGGGTTATGGGTGGCACTTGTAAAATCACCGGGTCTGAATAAGAAGCAGCTTCCCTTGCCGACCTGTGTTGGGCGATCGTTCAATACAACCGTACCTTCCCCGCTCCAAACATAGAAAAGGTCATAGTTCTCTAAAGGTTTTTCCCGCTTTTGCCATTTCCAGCCGGGCTCGCAGACGATTTTGGCGAAAGCCCGTTTTAGCACAAATGAAGACGGCGAAGCGTTCAACATAAGGTCTTCCTCCCTGTACAAATATGCTTGTATTATACTATTTCAAGGCGAAGACAGAAAAGCGTCCTGGATCCGCTTGTTTTGATTCGTGACGTTTCGCTAAACAAGATGCTATAATGTTAGGCAGTAAATTCGGAAGTTATGCTTGAAAATAACCGTGGTTGGAAGGATGGAAGCGAATGAGTTCACTTGCGGAGCAGTTAAATGAGAAATTAAAAGCCAACAGTCCTGATGTTTATGAGATGCTGTCCACACTTGGCCGGGAAATTTATTTCCCGAAAGAAGGGATATTGAGCCAATCGGCAGAGGCATCCAGCCATGCCAAGAAATACAACGCAACCATCGGAATTGCTACCGAGAATGGCGGTCCGATGCACTTGTCTGTGATTCAGGATACCTTGTCGGCCTATCAGCCCAAGGATTTGTATCCCTATGCTCCTCCTGCAGGAAAACCTGAGCTTCGCAGCCTATGGCGCGAGAAAATGCTGAAGGAGAACCCTTCGCTTCAGGGCAAAGCAACGAGTCAGCCTATTGTCACCAATGCGCTAACCCACGGGCTGAGCATCGTAGCCGATCTGTTCGTTGATGAAGGAGATGCCGTTATTTATCCGGACAAGAATTGGGAGAATTACGAGCTTACATTCGGAATTCGCCGTCATGCCGAGATTATTAATTACCCTCTGTTCACCGAGGAAATGACCTTTAACAGTGAGGGGCTCAGACAAGCCCTGCTGTCCCGTAAATCTCAAGGCAAGGCCATCGTCGTTCTGAATTTCCCTAACAACCCTACAGGCTATACACCGGGCGTCAAGGAAGGCGAAGAGATTGTAGCGGCCATTCACGAGGCTGCAGAAGCCGGAATTCGAGTAGTTGTCGTAACGGATGATGCTTATTTTGGATTGTTCTTTGAGGATTCTCTCCATGAATCGCTGTTCGGCAAACTCGCCAATCTTCATCCACGTATTCTGCCTATCAAAATAGACGGGGCGACTAAAGAAGAGTACGTCTGGGGATTCCGCGTAGGCTTCCTAACCTATGCGCTGGACGATGCGGAGGCGCTTGCTGCTCTGGAGCAAAAGACGCTCGGCATTATCCGCGCCACCATCTCAAGCGGCGCTCATCCTTCTCAGACCTTCGTGCTTGAAGCGCTCAAATCTCCGCAATTCGAAGCCCAGAAGGAAGAGAAATATGCGGTGATGAAAGGCAGAGCCAACAAAGTTAAAGCCCTACTCGACAGCGGAAAATATAGCGGAGTCTGGGAATACTACCCGTTCAATTCCGGCTACTTCATGTGCTTGAAGCTGAAGACGGTCAAGGCTGAAGCCTTGCGCCAGCATCTTCTTCATGAGTATGGAGTCGGCACCATCGCTCTAGGCGATCATGACCTGCGCATAGCCTTCTCCTGCATTGCAGAAGAGAATCTCGAAGAATTGTACGACCTGATTTATCAAGGTGTTCTAGATCTTCAGAAAGCCTAATTCTGAGCTTATGCATCATACTCTAGACGCCGAATTACCTAGCATCGCGCATGGCAAAGGGAAAGGGCCGGAAGCAAATCGCTTCCGGCCCTTCTTTAGATGGTGCAAGGTATAAAAAATGGCTTATTCGTCCTCTTCTTCCTTCCACTTGCGAAGGCGTGCACCATGCATGAAGAGACTCAGCAACAAACCCGCGGCAAGACTGCCTAGGGCCAGCGCTGGCTGATTGTAGGCAAGCACAACAATCGGAAGCCACAGAATAAAGGTGACCGAGAGCTGAACATTGCGTGCAAGCTTAACCGCAGCTCTTAAGCGAGACAGCGGGGGCAGCGGATAGAATGCTGCCGCTGGCGAATCGGCATGCAGCCTGTGCAAGGAAGACAGCTGTGCTCCAAGCAGGAACACAAAGAAGAGATAAATGCCCGCCCCCCACCAGCTCGTCGCATTCCACAGGATCAGCAGAATGCCCAGGAGGCTGAGCCGCACCGTAATGCCAAGCAGTTCACTGCGTATAAATGTCTTGATCAGTAAATATCCGAACGCATGGCTGGGTCCCCACGGAATTCGCTGGCCCACACCTGACAGCCAGCGACGCCGGCTGATTTTCTGGCCTTCGGCCGGAATATCCACAAACCAGCCAAGGATCATAAGCACACGCGAAGCCTGTGTTTTCTCTACTGCAATAAGGGTATCCCAGGGAGTTCTATGTTTGGGAATGACCTTTAGAATAACAAGATAGGTAGCAAGGACCAGCAGAATAAAGATTAGGCTGCGCTCTGCCGGCTGCCACAGCCAGGCCGCAATCATCAGAAGGAGCAGCGCCCAACGAAGCAGGCGAAGGCCCTGTCTGGCCCGTATAGATACACTCCGCAGCTCCTGCCACCCTCCGTAGGAGGATATCAGCTTAAGAACAAGCAGCACTGCCGCTGTAGCAAGAAACGGTTTAGCGTCCAGCTCTGCACGTGTATACATCGGCCATGCGAGGAGGAGCAAAATATATAGTCCTATTAATTTATAAATTACACCGCTCTTAAAGGCCGGTTTGAAATATTCACGCATCCTCTGTTCCATCGGTAGCAGAAAGACGGTGTCTGCCGGCTGCAAATATGTACGGAAGCTGGCGGCAACCGTAAGAGGGGCCAGCAGGATCAGCATGATCAGCCTAATCGGAATTCCCTCCGGAATATTCCTGAGGAAGGATGTATACCAAGCGGAAAATGCGATGATAAGCCCTAAGAGAACTACGGCGACTCCGCTCTGCATCATGTAAGGGAAATAAGGGAGGACCTTGCCCCAGAAAGCGGTCTTTCTTCGGGCTTGCAGGGATCTCAATTCCATACGCTACACTCCGTTCTTCACAAGCGCATAAAAGGTCTCCTCCAGTGAGGAGCCATCCGTTCCCGCCTGCATCGCCACTTCACTTAACGTCCCCTGCGCGATAACACTCCCTTGGTGAAGCACTATAAACCGGTCACAATAATTCTCAATGGTAGACAAAATATGAGAGCTAAGCAGAATGGACGCCCCCTCCCGCTTCGTCTCCAGCATAAAATCAAGCAGGGAGCGAATGCCCAGCGGATCCAGCCCCAGAAACGGCTCATCAATAATATAGAGGGGAGGATGCGCCAGGAATGCGCTCATAATCATGACTTTTTGCTTCATCCCTTTGGACAAATGCATCGACAAGCTATCCGCTTTATTCTGCATATGAAATAGATCCAGCAGACGCTCTGAGCGCCGCTCATAATCGGATGGGTCAACTCCATAGGCTCTGGCGGTAAACTCCAGATGCTCTCTAACCGTGAGCTCCTCATACAGCAGCGGCGATTCCGGCACAAAAGCCAGCGAGGATTGATAGCCTTCAGCTCCCTCCTCGCGAGTCTTCCCCTGAACGCGGACACTGCCCTGCTGGGGAAGCATCAGACCCAGGATATGCTTCATCGTCGTGCTCTTTCCCGCACCGTTGAGGCCGATTAACCCGATCATCTCACCTGGGTTCACATGGAATGAAATATCATGCAGCACCGGCTTACCCAGGCTGTAGCCGCCGCTTAAATGGTCCACCTGCAATATGGGCTGTTGCGACAAAACTTAATCCCTCCCTACAGACCCAATTCGGTCTGTCCTATTCTTCGGCTCCTTCAGGACGAGCCGCTTTATTCTTCAGCCACTTCGGTGCCCCTTTATTCTTGCGGTCCTTGTGCCGATCTTCCTTACGGGCGGCCGCAGGTGAGGATTCACGAGCCACCTTGGCTGATTTCCGCGAAGCGGATGGAGAAGGAGCCGAGCTTTTTGCAGAGCGAGGTCCTTTGCCATTCACTGTTCGCGGTGCATGCTCCCGCTCTTCTCTTGGAACGATAATCTTCCCGCCGGACAGCACCCGATGCCCGAATTCAATACCGAGCGCTCTGGAGAATTTACGGATAATAAACAGCTCCCGGGGGTTGACGATGCTTACCGCCACACCCTTCCGTCCCATGCGGCCCGTCCGGCCGGCACGGTGAACATAATGTTCCGCATCCATCGGTGGGTCCAGGTTGACCACAAGGGTCAAGCCTTCAATATCCAGTCCTCTTGCCGCTACATCACTAGCGACCAGCACCCGGTACTCCCCTTCGCGGAAGCGGCGGAGCACAAGGCTTCGTGTGGTCTTGTCCGCATCACCATACAGAGCACCGGCAGAGAGCCCTACATAATTCATTTTCGCCTCAACCTCGCCGATATCCTCCGTGTTATTCACGAAAACGAGCACTTTCTGAGCATCATAAGTCCGGATAATCCGGCGCAGCTGATCGATCTTATCCCGCTGCTCGCAAATGAAATACAGATGCTCCAAGCTCTCGGAGGTGCGCTGCTCCGGCTTGATGCCGACCTCGACTGGATCGCGCATCTCACGTCCAGCCAGCTCACGAATCTCAGGTGTCACGGTCGCTGACAAGAACAGCAGCTGACGGTCCCGCAGCGTCCCCTTCAAGATCTGCTCGACGTCACCTGATCCGCCCAGCTGAAACAGCTGGTCTACTTCGTCAATAACGACCAGCTTCACCGTATGCAGCTTCAGCTTCCGCAGGGCAAGAAGCTCTCGAACTCGTCCAGGTGTACCCACAACCAGCTGCGGATGCTTACGCAGACGCTCCACCTGACGACCGATCGCAGCTCCCCCAATTAGGGCCTGCACCTCGATCTCCCGATTCTCGCCATACCGCTGGCTTTCATGCAGAATCTGCATAGCCAGCTCCTGCGTCGGCGCCAGAATTAGAACTTGGGTTGTTCTCGAAGCTGGATCAATCTTCTGCAGCGCCGGCAGAAGATAAGCCAGCGTCTTCCCCGTTCCTGTCTGGGA from Paenibacillus sp. CAA11 encodes:
- the asd gene encoding archaetidylserine decarboxylase (Phosphatidylserine decarboxylase is synthesized as a single chain precursor. Generation of the pyruvoyl active site from a Ser is coupled to cleavage of a Gly-Ser bond between the larger (beta) and smaller (alpha chains). It is an integral membrane protein.), producing the protein MAKRMMRLFTELSSRKWIAAMTGRFSHSSLSRHIIPMFAKAYHIPLHEAEKELSEYRTLNEFFTRRLKPGMRPIHSEPDMMISPVDSLITAMGPIDAGTILNVKGQNYTIAELLNHSPYMDKYKHGFFFVLYLSPTDYHRIHTPVAGRKLESEHIKGKVYPVNDFGMTHMKSVLSRNERLITYISHELGEVAVVKVGAMNVSSIKYVDEAAGEWNRGDDLAYFEFGSTVVLLTQTRTFEPLPQLAPGVSVKMGQPLGRFHRPTKASTKEPGVQ
- a CDS encoding helix-turn-helix domain-containing protein; the protein is MLNASPSSFVLKRAFAKIVCEPGWKWQKREKPLENYDLFYVWSGEGTVVLNDRPTQVGKGSCFLFRPGDFTSATHNPQKPLVLTYIHFDVNVPVTELPASYRKLENALDFEYLLSRYVRLSLNKEIYGAEEEARLILKQLMIYLLREERQEQLIEPKATNQLAEVIQEVANYVLQHPGLPHRTKDLATRAGLSPRYFSIKFKEITGSSVQSYIIKCRIDRARHLLLHEGMNVTEVADALGYRDIFFFSRQFKQYTGKSPSEIR
- a CDS encoding aminotransferase class I/II-fold pyridoxal phosphate-dependent enzyme codes for the protein MSSLAEQLNEKLKANSPDVYEMLSTLGREIYFPKEGILSQSAEASSHAKKYNATIGIATENGGPMHLSVIQDTLSAYQPKDLYPYAPPAGKPELRSLWREKMLKENPSLQGKATSQPIVTNALTHGLSIVADLFVDEGDAVIYPDKNWENYELTFGIRRHAEIINYPLFTEEMTFNSEGLRQALLSRKSQGKAIVVLNFPNNPTGYTPGVKEGEEIVAAIHEAAEAGIRVVVVTDDAYFGLFFEDSLHESLFGKLANLHPRILPIKIDGATKEEYVWGFRVGFLTYALDDAEALAALEQKTLGIIRATISSGAHPSQTFVLEALKSPQFEAQKEEKYAVMKGRANKVKALLDSGKYSGVWEYYPFNSGYFMCLKLKTVKAEALRQHLLHEYGVGTIALGDHDLRIAFSCIAEENLEELYDLIYQGVLDLQKA
- a CDS encoding ABC transporter permease; amino-acid sequence: MELRSLQARRKTAFWGKVLPYFPYMMQSGVAVVLLGLIIAFSAWYTSFLRNIPEGIPIRLIMLILLAPLTVAASFRTYLQPADTVFLLPMEQRMREYFKPAFKSGVIYKLIGLYILLLLAWPMYTRAELDAKPFLATAAVLLVLKLISSYGGWQELRSVSIRARQGLRLLRWALLLLMIAAWLWQPAERSLIFILLVLATYLVILKVIPKHRTPWDTLIAVEKTQASRVLMILGWFVDIPAEGQKISRRRWLSGVGQRIPWGPSHAFGYLLIKTFIRSELLGITVRLSLLGILLILWNATSWWGAGIYLFFVFLLGAQLSSLHRLHADSPAAAFYPLPPLSRLRAAVKLARNVQLSVTFILWLPIVVLAYNQPALALGSLAAGLLLSLFMHGARLRKWKEEEDE
- a CDS encoding ABC transporter ATP-binding protein; translation: MSQQPILQVDHLSGGYSLGKPVLHDISFHVNPGEMIGLIGLNGAGKSTTMKHILGLMLPQQGSVRVQGKTREEGAEGYQSSLAFVPESPLLYEELTVREHLEFTARAYGVDPSDYERRSERLLDLFHMQNKADSLSMHLSKGMKQKVMIMSAFLAHPPLYIIDEPFLGLDPLGIRSLLDFMLETKREGASILLSSHILSTIENYCDRFIVLHQGSVIAQGTLSEVAMQAGTDGSSLEETFYALVKNGV
- a CDS encoding DEAD/DEAH box helicase, coding for MMNHTFTDLGVEEALTAKLAEYEITAPSPVQAETIPAVLAGRDVLAESQTGTGKTLAYLLPALQKIDPASRTTQVLILAPTQELAMQILHESQRYGENREIEVQALIGGAAIGRQVERLRKHPQLVVGTPGRVRELLALRKLKLHTVKLVVIDEVDQLFQLGGSGDVEQILKGTLRDRQLLFLSATVTPEIRELAGREMRDPVEVGIKPEQRTSESLEHLYFICEQRDKIDQLRRIIRTYDAQKVLVFVNNTEDIGEVEAKMNYVGLSAGALYGDADKTTRSLVLRRFREGEYRVLVASDVAARGLDIEGLTLVVNLDPPMDAEHYVHRAGRTGRMGRKGVAVSIVNPRELFIIRKFSRALGIEFGHRVLSGGKIIVPREEREHAPRTVNGKGPRSAKSSAPSPSASRKSAKVARESSPAAARKEDRHKDRKNKGAPKWLKNKAARPEGAEE